A stretch of Candidatus Acidiferrales bacterium DNA encodes these proteins:
- a CDS encoding FG-GAP-like repeat-containing protein, translating into MKLSGRLRRFFCALAVLGFVWIAFARVPQGTSSASPQARAKSERTPRARREAIRLNNLGVAYMNQQRFEQALKLFEEAHGLDPKLITARLNQGIALFNLRRDEPARQILREVTEREPQNIRAWYSLGLLYKTKGQTEPALEAFGRAGQLDAHDADTNYFRGLLYAELGQYDPALAAFERALALNPFHISAEFGLARAYQRKGDSEQARRHLERFQKLTQEKLGAPMSLAYGDQGKYSLAEQLVLPSVMVPPAIPVRFVPVPGEKSGLRFTHSVAGYAVVKTDDPLRKLHSNLHSFGPGACFFDYDGDGRVDLFIPNGEADLRGVLYRNAGGGRFVETTGKARLNVRGRGLGCAAGDYDNDGWTDLALVAGDVLRLFRNQGDGTFRDVTEPAGIHAESVVMGLTFVDYDHDGDLDLYVTRVFQFLPGAPPPRVAPANNVLWRNNGNGTFSDLTQATGLAGPGSSLGAVATDFNNDRGMDLVVTGDGKGAPGIYINPREGRFQPIEPWAAPMPAPALGLAVFDFDKDGWMDLACTHGGGPGLTLWRNSEAKRVEPVPLPQLDWQRGWGLSALDFDNDGWLDLAAVGETSAGQGRIVLLRNRGPEGFENVSATVGLTAVKLKSPRALITADYDGDGDTDLLATQNGGPVVLLRNEGGNKNNWLRISLKGLADNKSAIGTKVEVFAGALWQKWEVQSSSGYLGQNATEIIAGLGSAKGVDIVRLLWPTGVVQDEVQLAARGHHSFTEIDRRGSSCPILFVWNGTKFEFISDLIGAGIVGEWTGPGERNISDPDEYVRVEGHRVKERSGRLSFRLIEPMEEITYLDQVRLLAVDHPADRDVYPNERFQPAPPFPEFKATTVKNPRPPRAAWDDEGRDVLALLAERDRRYVTGFRKLPFRGFTQPHSLTLDLGDLQEARSLRLIFFGFIEYFSATSMFAAYQAGIGGVAPYLEVQGEKGEWRKGMESIGFPAGLYRAMVVEVPDRLGGQAYSSKVRITTNLEIYWDQILVDTSPQDVPVRVVSLTPSAADLHFRGYPRAHEPSFPGDLVYDYAQISATGPYHRHGGNYTRYGDVRELLADRDDRFAILGSGDEVSLEFDPSRLPPLPDGWKRDFFFYADGFEKDMDFHSAHAQTVEPLPFHAMGSYPYSAPEKYPDGPAHLAYQLEYNTRRAASPGSYLFRFEYARH; encoded by the coding sequence ATGAAACTCTCAGGGCGTCTTCGGCGATTTTTCTGCGCGCTTGCCGTGCTTGGTTTTGTTTGGATCGCCTTTGCCCGCGTGCCGCAAGGGACATCGAGCGCTTCCCCACAGGCACGGGCAAAGTCCGAGAGAACGCCTCGAGCTCGCAGGGAAGCCATCCGGCTGAATAACCTCGGCGTGGCGTATATGAATCAGCAGCGTTTTGAGCAGGCGCTGAAGCTTTTTGAGGAGGCCCACGGGCTCGACCCGAAGCTCATCACCGCGCGGCTCAACCAGGGGATCGCCCTGTTCAACCTGCGGCGCGATGAGCCCGCGCGCCAGATTCTTCGCGAGGTCACCGAGCGAGAGCCGCAGAACATCCGGGCGTGGTATAGCCTGGGCCTGCTCTACAAGACCAAGGGCCAGACCGAGCCTGCGCTCGAGGCCTTTGGCCGAGCAGGGCAGCTTGATGCCCACGACGCGGACACAAATTATTTCCGAGGCCTGCTCTACGCCGAGCTTGGGCAATACGACCCCGCCCTCGCCGCCTTCGAGCGTGCCCTGGCCCTAAATCCGTTTCATATCTCGGCGGAATTCGGGCTTGCCCGCGCCTATCAGCGCAAAGGCGACTCCGAGCAGGCGCGACGCCACCTGGAACGCTTCCAGAAATTGACCCAGGAAAAACTCGGCGCGCCCATGAGCCTGGCCTACGGCGACCAGGGGAAGTATTCGCTGGCGGAGCAGTTGGTTCTTCCGTCTGTCATGGTGCCGCCCGCGATTCCTGTCCGCTTCGTCCCTGTGCCCGGTGAAAAATCCGGCCTGCGCTTCACGCATTCCGTTGCCGGGTACGCCGTGGTCAAAACCGATGATCCGCTGCGGAAGCTTCACTCCAATTTGCATTCTTTCGGCCCGGGTGCATGCTTTTTCGACTACGACGGCGACGGTCGCGTGGACTTGTTCATCCCGAACGGAGAAGCGGATCTGCGGGGTGTGCTGTACCGGAACGCCGGGGGCGGGCGCTTCGTCGAGACAACTGGCAAGGCGCGACTCAACGTGCGCGGACGGGGTCTCGGCTGCGCCGCGGGTGATTATGACAATGATGGTTGGACCGACCTCGCACTGGTTGCCGGTGACGTGCTGAGGTTGTTCCGGAACCAAGGAGACGGCACATTCCGTGACGTGACCGAGCCCGCCGGGATTCACGCCGAATCGGTTGTGATGGGTTTGACCTTTGTGGATTACGACCACGACGGCGACCTCGATCTCTACGTCACGCGGGTCTTCCAATTTTTGCCCGGAGCGCCTCCGCCCCGAGTCGCTCCCGCGAACAACGTCCTTTGGCGAAACAACGGCAATGGAACATTCAGCGACTTGACGCAGGCAACCGGCCTGGCCGGTCCGGGGAGCAGCTTGGGTGCGGTGGCGACGGATTTCAACAACGATCGGGGGATGGATCTTGTCGTGACCGGCGACGGGAAAGGAGCTCCCGGCATCTATATCAATCCCCGCGAAGGCCGCTTCCAGCCCATCGAACCCTGGGCGGCGCCGATGCCGGCCCCCGCACTTGGCCTCGCTGTCTTCGATTTCGACAAGGATGGTTGGATGGACCTGGCTTGCACGCATGGTGGCGGTCCGGGCTTGACCCTGTGGCGCAACTCCGAAGCCAAGCGGGTGGAACCCGTGCCGCTGCCGCAGCTCGATTGGCAGAGGGGCTGGGGCTTGTCGGCGCTTGACTTCGACAACGATGGCTGGCTCGACCTCGCTGCTGTAGGTGAGACGAGTGCAGGCCAAGGAAGGATTGTTCTCCTGCGCAACCGCGGGCCGGAAGGGTTTGAAAACGTGTCGGCCACGGTGGGGCTGACGGCTGTGAAGCTGAAGAGTCCTCGGGCACTCATCACGGCCGATTACGACGGCGACGGCGACACTGACCTTCTGGCAACGCAGAATGGCGGGCCCGTCGTGCTGCTGCGCAACGAGGGCGGCAACAAGAACAACTGGTTGCGCATTTCGCTCAAGGGTCTGGCCGACAACAAGAGCGCCATCGGGACCAAAGTGGAAGTTTTTGCCGGAGCGCTCTGGCAGAAATGGGAGGTGCAATCTTCATCGGGTTATCTGGGACAGAACGCAACGGAGATCATCGCCGGCCTTGGCAGCGCGAAAGGAGTGGACATTGTGCGGCTGCTCTGGCCCACGGGTGTCGTTCAGGACGAGGTGCAGCTCGCCGCCCGCGGCCATCACAGCTTCACGGAGATCGACCGCCGCGGAAGTTCATGCCCGATTTTGTTTGTTTGGAACGGCACAAAATTCGAGTTCATTTCCGACCTCATCGGGGCCGGCATTGTCGGGGAATGGACGGGGCCGGGCGAGCGCAACATTTCCGATCCGGACGAATACGTCCGGGTTGAGGGACACCGCGTGAAGGAAAGGTCCGGCCGGCTCAGCTTCCGTTTGATCGAACCGATGGAAGAAATCACCTACCTGGACCAGGTTCGCCTTCTGGCGGTGGATCATCCCGCCGACCGAGACGTCTATCCAAACGAGCGCTTCCAACCCGCCCCGCCCTTTCCCGAGTTCAAAGCGACCACCGTCAAGAACCCCCGCCCGCCCCGGGCAGCGTGGGATGACGAAGGCCGGGATGTTCTGGCTCTTCTCGCCGAACGCGACCGGCGCTACGTGACCGGCTTCCGCAAACTCCCATTCCGGGGGTTCACCCAACCTCATTCGCTGACTCTTGATCTCGGAGACTTGCAGGAGGCGCGCAGCTTGCGCCTGATCTTCTTCGGTTTTATCGAGTATTTCAGCGCGACTTCGATGTTTGCGGCCTATCAGGCAGGCATCGGCGGTGTGGCGCCTTATCTTGAAGTTCAGGGCGAGAAAGGCGAATGGCGAAAGGGCATGGAATCCATCGGCTTTCCGGCGGGACTCTATCGAGCGATGGTTGTGGAAGTCCCTGACCGCCTGGGCGGACAGGCTTACTCGAGCAAGGTTCGCATCACCACCAATCTCGAAATCTATTGGGATCAAATCCTGGTGGATACCAGTCCTCAGGATGTGCCGGTTCGAGTGGTCTCACTGACGCCCAGCGCTGCCGACCTGCACTTCCGGGGTTATCCCCGAGCGCATGAACCGAGCTTCCCCGGCGACCTGGTTTACGACTATGCGCAAATCAGCGCGACCGGCCCTTACCATCGGCACGGCGGGAACTACACCCGCTATGGTGACGTGCGCGAGCTACTGGCAGACCGCGACGACCGTTTTGCCATTCTGGGTTCAGGCGATGAAGTCTCCCTGGAGTTTGACCCTTCCCGCTTGCCACCACTCCCCGACGGCTGGAAGCGCGATTTCTTCTTTTATGCCGATGGGTTCGAAAAGGACATGGACTTTCATAGCGCCCATGCGCAGACCGTCGAACCTCTTCCTTTCCATGCCATGGGCTCCTATCCCTATTCCGCCCCTGAGAAATATCCCGACGGGCCCGCGCATCTCGCCTATCAGCTCGAGTACAACACGCGCCGCGCTGCCTCGCCCGGGAGTTACCTCTTCCGCTTTGAGTATGCACGCCACTAG